The [Clostridium] scindens ATCC 35704 nucleotide sequence AAAAGATCCGGTAGAAGAGAGCAGATACGTGCTGGAGCGGATACAGGAATATCAAAGCCAGGGAATCCCATACAGCCAGATGGCCGTGCTGTACCGTACCAGCCTGGATGCCAGGATGCTGTCAGAGACTTTGATGGAGTACCAGGTTCCATTTACGATGAAAGAGCGCTTGAATAATATCTACGAGCATTTTATCGGAACGGATATCAGCAGTTACTTTCATCTGGCTAAGGGAGAGCAGGAACGCAAATATTTCCTTCAGATTGCCAACCGTCCTAACCGGTATATCGGACGTGACAGCATGAGCGAAAGCAAGGTCACTTATGAGACTCTGCGGAATTTTTACTGCGACAAGGCGTGGATGCAAAACCGCATTGACCAGCTGGAGTGGGATATGAAGATGATCTGTAATAAGACGCCATATGCGGCCATCCAGTATATCCGCAAAAGCATGGGATATGACGAATACCTGCGTGAATACGCCGTGTATCGGCAGATGCAGCCGGAAGAACTGATGGCAGTCCTGGAAGAGATCCAGCAGAATTCCAAAGAGTATCAGAGTATTGACGAATGGTTCGAGCACGTGGAAAGATACAAGGAAATGCTGACAGAGCAGGCAAGGAAGTCCCGCAGCCAGGGAGGGGAGGGCGTGGCGCTGATGACCATGCATGGCGTAAAAGGGCTGGAATACGACACGGTTTTCATCATACAGGGAAATGAAGGAAGCATTCCGTATAAGAAGGCAAAGTCGCCGGATGACATCGAAGAAGAGAGAAGGCTGTTCTATGTGGCTATGACCCGGGCCAAGAGAAAGCTTATCATAAGTTATGTAAAAGAAAAAAACGGGAAAAGCCTGAGCCCTTCCCGCTTTGTAAACGAACTATTCATCGTCGCCTGATTCTTCGAATTCCTGGGTATCCATCCATTCGTCGAAAGCATCGGCAGCGATCTCATATTCATCGTCATCTTCGATATTCTCAAGTTCAGGCTCGCCGTTGGCATCTTCTGTATAGCGGTAAAGATATACGTCTCCGTCCTCGGTCTCCCCATCCTCATTCAGAGGAAGGAGGGCGATATATTCCTTGCCGCCTGCCTCAAATAAAGTGAGGATCGCGCATTCAACGACTTCGTCGTTATCAAGTGTCAGTTCCACGGTCATGTATTCATCCATAGTAATACTCTCCTTTGCATAATAGATACCTTAACTGTACCAAAGGAACCTGCAAAAAGCAAGGGGAAATGAAAAGAGTAGCCAAAACAGTAAAAATGTTGTAAAATGTACCTGTGCGTGTAAAACGATGCATAAGGAGGAAGACTATTATGATGAAAAAGAGAATGTTAAGAGTATTGGCTTTAATGCTCGTATGCATTTTCGCTTTGTCTGGATGTAAAAAGAATGTGGGTACCCCGGAGGATAACGCGGTGAAGGAAGACTCGCAGGATGGCGAAGATGCAGAAGAGGAAGAGGATACATATTCATTTGGCTTTTCAGCCATAGACATGGAGAATCCATATTTTATTACCCTGGAGGCTGCAACAAGGGAAGCGATCGAGAAGGAAGGATACCGGATGATCACCAAGGATCCGGCAACAGATCCAGATTTGCAGGCGGCGCAGATCCAGGAGATGATTGATGAGGGGATCGACGCCATCTTCCTGTGCCCGGTGGACTGGGAGGCGATCACGCCGTCCCTGAAGGCGCTTAAGGATGCGGATGTGAAGATCATCAACGTGGATGCCCAGGTAAAAGAGATGGAATATGTGGACGCCTACATTGGCTCCGACAATCAGAACGCAGGCTATATCTGCGGCGAGGACCTGATTGAGAAGGCTCCGGATGGAGGAAAGGTGGCAATCCTTGAGTGTCCGACTCAGAACTCTATCAATGACAGGATTACCGGGTTTGAAGAAGCCATATCCAAAGCAGAGAAGGGCTTTGAAGTAGTGGCAAGAGAAGATACCAAGGGAGAGTTTGACAAGGCTCTGGAAGCAGTCAAATCTATCCTTGCCGAATATCCGGATGTGACCGCCATCATGTGCGGCAATGACCAGCTGGCGGTAGCCGCCAAGACAGCGGTGAACCTGGCGGGCCTTGACAAAGTGATGATCTATGGAGTGGACGGCTCCCCGGATATTAAGAAGGAACTGAAGAAGCCGGAAACCCAGATAGCTGGAACAGCGGCGCAATCGCCGATTAACATTGGAAAGAAAGCCTCTGAGGTTGCCATCAGCATATTGGATGGGGATGACTATGAGAAGGAGACTTATGAAGAAGTATTCATGATCAATAAAGACAATGTGGACATGTATGGAACCGACGGATGGCAATAATCATAAACGGACGACAGGAAGGATTAGGCATGAAAGAGATAAAGGGGCGGCCCTTGCCGTTAGGCGTTACAATTTTAGAAGATGAGGTGAATTTTTCCGTGGCTGTGCCGGAGGGAAAGGAATGCCGGCTATTGCTGTACCGGACAGGAGAGAGCGAGCCTTGCGCGGCCTATCCGATGGATATGGATGTAGGGGAAGTGCGTTATCTTGCTCTTAAGGGGCTTGCGCCATCCGACTATGAGTATAATTATATGATCGACGGAGAAGTCGTGGCAGATCCCTATGCGAAAGCGCTTGCAGGCAGAGAAGTGTGGGGCAGAAAAAGAGAGATGCAGAACCACGAAGTCCGCGGGATCCTCTATGCCAGGGAATATGACTGGGAAGGGGACAGGCCCCTGAGGCTTCCATACCACAGAGTGATTGCCTACAGCCTGCATGTGCGTGGGTTTACAAAGCATTTTTCTTCCCAGGTAAAGAATAAAGGAACATTTCTCGGCGTAGTAGAAAAGATCCCTTATCTTACAGAACTGGGGATTAACCAAATTCATCTGATGCCGGTATATGATTTTGAAGAATGTCTGCAGTACAGGAATTACTGGGGATACGGGGATGCCTACTGCTTTGCGCCAAAGGCGTCGTATTCCGCATCCGGCGATGCTGTCCGGGAATTGAAGGATATGGTGAAGGCT carries:
- a CDS encoding sugar ABC transporter substrate-binding protein, whose translation is MMKKRMLRVLALMLVCIFALSGCKKNVGTPEDNAVKEDSQDGEDAEEEEDTYSFGFSAIDMENPYFITLEAATREAIEKEGYRMITKDPATDPDLQAAQIQEMIDEGIDAIFLCPVDWEAITPSLKALKDADVKIINVDAQVKEMEYVDAYIGSDNQNAGYICGEDLIEKAPDGGKVAILECPTQNSINDRITGFEEAISKAEKGFEVVAREDTKGEFDKALEAVKSILAEYPDVTAIMCGNDQLAVAAKTAVNLAGLDKVMIYGVDGSPDIKKELKKPETQIAGTAAQSPINIGKKASEVAISILDGDDYEKETYEEVFMINKDNVDMYGTDGWQ
- a CDS encoding DUF1292 domain-containing protein, whose translation is MDEYMTVELTLDNDEVVECAILTLFEAGGKEYIALLPLNEDGETEDGDVYLYRYTEDANGEPELENIEDDDEYEIAADAFDEWMDTQEFEESGDDE